Part of the Planctomycetota bacterium genome, TCTCTTCAGCAGCGCATCGGGAAGCCGGATGCTGGCCATGCAGGCGAGCATCGAGCCGTCCAGCGGTGAGATCGGCTCAACGGAAAGTTCACGGCAAAGCAGGCGATGCGCCCACGCCGCCAGCCTGTGATTGTGATCCATGATGCGCTCCAAGCCGATTTCCTCCAGCCACGAGATCGCCGCCGGCAAGGCGTTCCATCCGGACAAATCCCGGGTTCCCTGCCAGTCGAACTCCTTCTGAAAACCATTGCCCCACTCATGGCTGATGACGCAGGGATGGATGCCCGGCTGAAGCCGTGCCGGCACCCACAGGAAGGCGCTTCCGCGCGGACCCATGACCCACTTGTGCAGGTTGGCGGCGTAATAGTCCGCGCCGAGGGAATCCAGCGAAAGCGGAATGGCCCCGGGCGAGTGTGCGCCATCCACGAGGACCTGCGCCCGCGTTCCCTTCACCGCCTTCAGGATCTCCTCCACCTGGAAGCGCAGCGCCGTCGGACTGGTGATGTGATCGATCACGATCAGACGGGTGCGCGGCGTGACCGCGCTCAGAAGTGCCTGCATGGCTTGCGACGGACTTCGCACCGGCAGAGGGATCTCGGCTTCGACGTAGCGGGCGCCGCTCTCCTGCGCGCGGTTCTTCATGGCCTGGCGGATCGCGTTGTAGACGTGGTCGGAAGTGAGAAGCTCGTCGCCCGGCTCGAAGCGCAGCGAGCGAAGGACGGCGTTGATGCCTTCGGTGGCGTTGGTGACGAAACCAAGATCGCCGGGCCGGCATCCCAGGAATTTCGCCAGCGGCTGCTTGACCGAGGCCAGAGTCTCGGTGTTGCGGCGGCCGATCCATTCGATGGGGCTCGCCTCGAGTTTGGCCCTCCAGGCTTCCTGAGCCTCCCGAACGGGTCGTGGAACCGACCCAAACGAACCATGGTTCAGGAAGGTCAACCCCGGGTCCAGGGCAAACTGAGCCCGGATTTCAGGGGAAAAAGAAGGCGGTGGATCGCTCAAAATGGGCATTTTTGAAGCCTAGCAGACTTTTGAAGATTTCCAGGCCCCTGGGCCCACGATCGTGTTTTGTACGGCTAACATGCACCGAACAAAATGTGCAGAACCCCTAGTCCACATGCCGATGCATCTCCAACTGCTCAGTTCAATCAATTGGAGAAATCCCATGACCCTTTCAAACTCCTCAGCATTGTCAGCCCCTCGATTCACGGCCTTTCAAAACTTCGGCCGGATCTTTCAGAGCGGGAATCCGCTTCATCGCGCCGCGGAATGCCGCGACTCCTCGGCTCGAAGCAAGTCCGCCAAGGTTCAATCCCAGGAAGCGAGCGAGCCACTCCTTCGCTTCGGTCCCGGGGGATCGTTCGTCACCAGCTACCACCCCTTTCGCGGCGGGCTGATGGCGGTCGCCGGCGTGGCACCCCGCAGCCAGCGCTCCCTGGTTCGGGAATTCTCGGATTGGATGGAGCGACTGCTCGGGATTCGTCGATGGCGCTGGATCGATCGCTCCCCTTTCAATCACACGGTCCAGGAACCGACCCCATGCACTTCGTCTCCGTTGTCACCTTCGTCCGGCAGCGCCGCGCCTTCGCCTTGGCGGCATGGCCGCTGGTCTGCCCAACTTGCCCTGTCCAACACTCTTGCGAGGACTTCACACCATGTCCATGACACTGACCCCACAACAAATCAAGATCTTCCGCCTCATACGCGACTGCAGGAACAGCAAGGGCTTTTCCCCGACCATGCAGGAAATCGCCAACGAACTCGGCGTCAGCAAGGTCACCGTCTTCGAGCATGTCGAAGCCCTGATCGAGAAAGGCGCGCTGATTCGCAAGCCCAACAAAGCTCGCTCTTTGGAGATTGCGGGTGACGCGGAGCTGCCGGGCGATCAGGCCTCCGACAACGAGCTTCCGCTGGTCGGCCGCATCGCCGCGGGACACCCGGTGGAGAAGTACGAGCAATCGGAGACGCTGCGGCTCGACAGCATTTTCGGAACGCGCCTGGGGCAGCGGGGAAATCTCTTCGCGCTGCAGGTGGACGGCATGAGCATGCGCGACGAGGGGATCCTGGACGGCGACTATGTGATCGTGGAGCAGCGCAGCGTCGCCCGCAACGGCGAGCGCGTCGTCGCCCTCCTTCCCGAGGGCGAGACCACGTTGAAGACCTTCTTCAAGGAACGCGACGGCACCATTCGACTTCAGCCGGCCAATCCGGAATTCGAGCCGATCATCGTGAAGGAGTGCGTGATCCAGGGTGTGGTGATCGGCGTGCTTCGTCGCTACCAGCGCAACTGAATCCGGGGCAGCGAGGGGATCGATGCCATCGACCGTCGCCGATGGCTGCTTGCTAAAGAGCTTCGACCAGATCCCGGGTCAGCTTCTCGGCGCGGGAAAGTGCCTGATCGGGCTCCCCCTGCCCCATCGACCGGACCAATGCGCTGCCCACGATCGCGGCGTCGGCGAAGCGGACCACGGCGCGCACATGCTCGGGAGTTGAAATGCCGAATCCAACGGCCAGCGGCAAGGTCGTCTCGGCGCGAACTCGGCGCACCAATTCGTCGATGTCGGGCGCGCCGCCCTGCTCGCCGGTGATGCCGGCCCTGGAAAGCAGATAGACGAAGCCGCGGCACATCGCGACGATTTTCTTGATTCGTTCCTGCGGCGTCAGCGGGGAGATCAGCATGGCCAGCGCCATGCCGCTGGATTCCGCGGCGACCACGATCGGCCGCGCGGCGTCCAAATCGAGATCGGGAATGATGATTCCATCGAATCCCGAGGCGGCCAGCGCGCGAATGAACTTCTCATTGCCCAGCCGCTGCACGATGGAGACGCTGACCATCGCCACCAGGCCCATGGCGATCCGCGGGCGGATGTGAGCCACTTCCTTCAGGATGGATTCGGGTGTCGTTCCCTTCAAAAGGGAGTGATGCATCGCCTGCGCGATGACCGGTCCGTCGGCGATCGGATCCGAGAATGGGATGCCGATTTCCACGATCGAACTCCCGGCTTTTTGAAGGGCTTCCAGCGTCGACGCCAGGGTGCCCGGAGCGGGAAATCCCGCCACCACGAAAGGCATCAGCGCCTTGCGCTTCTTCGCGCGCAGTTCCGCGAAAATCTTCTCGATACGATTCACAGTCGGATACTACAGTCGGCGGATGGCCTAGTAGCTCAGTGGCCCAGAGCGTCTGACTCATAATCGGAAAGACCTCGGTTCGAATCCGAGCTAGGCTATTTTTGAAAGGACCCCATGCACCACACCCACAATCCTTGCCGCTCGCGCGCACCGCGGACCGCCGCCGGCCCTGTTCGAATCTTCCAGGCGCCGCCTGTGATCATCGCGCTCCTGCTGCTCGGCGCGGTTGCACTCGCGCCGGCCGCCTGCACCACGGTTGCGGGCACAAACCGCAAGCAGTTCAATGTCTATTCCACGAGCGAAGAGAAATCGATGGGTCAGCAGGCCTATCAGGAGGAGATGAAGGGAGCCAAGGTCCTCAGCTCCGGCCCCGTCAACGACCGCATCCAGACCATCGGCGCGCGGATTGCCGCGGCGGCCAAGCAGCGCTATCCCGAGATGGCCAATTCGATGGCGTGGCAATGGACCGTGGTCGACGACCCCAAGATGGTGAATGCCTGGATGCTTCCCGGCGGCTACGGCGCGGTCTACACGGGAATCATCGATTTTGCCCAGTCGGACGACGAGATCGCCGTGGTCATGGGCCATGAAGCCTCCCATGCGATCGCCCGTCACGGCGGAGAGCGCATGTCCAGCGGCGCCGCCGCGCAATTGGGAGCCGCCGCTGCGGGCGCCGCGACCAACAGCAGCGCCGTGGCCCAGGCCGCCGCGCTGGGACTTCAGGGCGGCGTGCTGCTGCCCTACAGCCGGATGCAGGAAAGCGAAGCGGACAATCTCGGCCTGCTCATCGCGGCCCAGGCGGGCTATGACCCCCGCACCGCGATCACGCTGTGGAAGCGGATGCAATCCCGCGGCGGAACCACCTTCGAGTGGCTCTCCACGCATCCCAGCGAGGGGACCCGCATCGAGCGCCTGCAGGAGGAGATGCCCGAGGCCTACGCCATCTACAAGAAGACGCAGGGCGAGAAAAGTTCCGCCGCCCCCACCGCTCCGGCCGGCACGCCGGCTCCCGCGAGCAATGCAGCGCCGAAGGGAAAATGACTTCAGGCGCGATCGCGCCGCAATGACCACTTCAATCGCAGCGCGTTGCCGACCACGCTGACGTCGCTGCAGGCCATGGCGGCCGCGGCGATGGCCGGACCGTACACCCCAAGCAATGCGAAGGCCGCCAGTGGAATGGCCACGACGTTGTAGACGAAGGCCAGAAAGAGATTTTGCCGCATGCAGCGCAGCGTCGCCCGCGAGATGCGGATCATGGCCGGCAGCGCCGCGAGCCGACCGCCGACCAGCACCACCGGGGCGCTTTCACCGGCGATCGACGTGCCGCTTCCCATGGCGACCCCCAGACCCGCGGCCGCCAGCGCCGCCGAGTCATTGACGCCGTCCCCCACCATGATGGCTCGCTCGCCGAAGCGGCGGATGACCTCGAGCTTTCCCTCCGGCGTCGAGTCGGCCGTCACCATGTCCGGATCGATGCCGGATTCCTTCGCAATCCGCAGCGCCTCGGGCCGCCGATCGCCCGTGACCAGTCCCACGGACATCCCATGGGCGCGCAGGGATTCGACTACTTGCCTCGCTCCCTCCCGAAGCGAGTCCGCCAAGGCGAAGCGAGCCGCGGCGACGCCATCGACCAGGAGCACGCACGAGGCAGTCGCGTCGCGGCGCATCTCCACAGTGAGGCCGCCGACGCGGGCTCGAACCCCGAGCCCCGGCGTCGACTCGAAGCCCGTCGCAGCGGGAATCGCCACCGATGCCTCGGCGGCGCGGCGCAGGATGGCCCGCGCGATGGGGTGCTCGCTGCCGTGTTCCACCGAAGCGGCAAGAGCGATCACCTCCTGAAGCGAAAGTGTTCCCAGCAGCTCGATGCCGGTCACCACGGGCTCGCCGCGGGTCAGCGTTCCGGTTTTGTCGAAGAGAACCGTGTCGACGCGACCGGCACGCTCCAGGGCCGCCGCGTCCTTAATCAGGATGCCGCGCAGACTCGCCTCGCCGGCGCCCACCATCACCGCCATCGGGCCGGCCAGCCCCAGCGCGCATGGGCAGGAAATGATCAGCACCGTCGTTGCCGCCGCGATGCCGGTCGGCCATGAACCCGCGAGTCCCCAGCCGATCGCCGCGGCGGCCGCGATCGCAAGCACCAGCGGAACGAAAACCGACGCGACGCGGTCGGCCATGCGCTGGATGGGCGGGCGGCTGGTCTGCGCCCGCTGCACCAGCCGGGCGATGCGGCCCAGCGAGGTGGTCCGGCCCGAGGTCGTGGCCCGCACATGCAGCATGCCCGAGAAGCACATCGTGCCGGCGCTCACCGGCTCGCCCACGCCGCGCCGAACCGGCAGCGGCTCCCCGGTCATGACGGACTCGTCCAGGTCCGCCTCGCCAAAGGCGATGACGCCGTCGACGGGAACCCGTCCGCCCGGCCGCACCATGATGAGGTCTGATTCTTTGATGTCCTGCGAGCGGATCGATGCGCTCGCGCCGACCGCGTCGAGGCGCTCGGCCTGCTCGGGCTGAAGCTCCAGCAATTCGCGGACCGCCATGCCCGCGGACTTGGTGGCACGGGCCTCGAACCAGTGGCCCAGTGAAATGATCGCCAGCAGCGCCGCCGCCTCGCTGAACCAGGTCGTCTCTCCCTGCAAGGCATCGAAGCGCTGCGCAAGGAAGATCACCAGGCTGGCGACGTAGGCGGTCGTCGCGCCCAGGGCGATCAGGACATCCATGTTGGTGCGTCCGACGCGCAAGGCCGTCCACGCGCTGCGCCAGAAGCCGCTGCCTACGAGCACCATGGAGAGCGTGCTTCCGGCCAGCAGGATCGCATCCACCGTGGAATTGTGCGTCCCCCGCGACATGGAGATCCAGTGCAAAGTTTCCATGGGAATCCAGATCGCGAATCCGATCTGGCTGCGTCGCCTCCATTGTCGCTCCGATCGAATCTGGCTCTGCTCCGCCTCGGCCTGCAGCGCCGCGGAATCCAGCTCGGACTCGACGGGTTCGGCCTTGTAGCCGCTTCGAACCACGGCCTTCACCAGATCTCCGTCCGAACATGCGGCGTCGGTCTCGACCGTGGCGAGGCCGCCGACGTGATCGACGCTGGCTCGGTGAACGCCGCGCTGGGACTCCAGCTCTCTCTGGACCGTCAAGCCGCAGCTGGCGCAATGCATCCCCTGGATCCGCAAAACATGGGTTTGAGGGGAAGTTATGGTTGCCGACACAATCGAATGATAGAACTTTCGTCCTCTTTCACTTGCCGCAGGGCCACCTCCTCGCGTAGGCTCGATCCGTGCTCGAGAAGCGCTCCACAGTCCATCTTCGCCCCGCCGCCCTGAT contains:
- a CDS encoding aminotransferase class V-fold PLP-dependent enzyme — protein: MPILSDPPPSFSPEIRAQFALDPGLTFLNHGSFGSVPRPVREAQEAWRAKLEASPIEWIGRRNTETLASVKQPLAKFLGCRPGDLGFVTNATEGINAVLRSLRFEPGDELLTSDHVYNAIRQAMKNRAQESGARYVEAEIPLPVRSPSQAMQALLSAVTPRTRLIVIDHITSPTALRFQVEEILKAVKGTRAQVLVDGAHSPGAIPLSLDSLGADYYAANLHKWVMGPRGSAFLWVPARLQPGIHPCVISHEWGNGFQKEFDWQGTRDLSGWNALPAAISWLEEIGLERIMDHNHRLAAWAHRLLCRELSVEPISPLDGSMLACMASIRLPDALLKRFEQPEAFQKQLYEADRVEAPIIPWKEGWLLRMSAAIHNVPAHYERLAEVLRKYLA
- the lexA gene encoding transcriptional repressor LexA — encoded protein: MTLTPQQIKIFRLIRDCRNSKGFSPTMQEIANELGVSKVTVFEHVEALIEKGALIRKPNKARSLEIAGDAELPGDQASDNELPLVGRIAAGHPVEKYEQSETLRLDSIFGTRLGQRGNLFALQVDGMSMRDEGILDGDYVIVEQRSVARNGERVVALLPEGETTLKTFFKERDGTIRLQPANPEFEPIIVKECVIQGVVIGVLRRYQRN
- the trpA gene encoding tryptophan synthase subunit alpha, with the protein product MNRIEKIFAELRAKKRKALMPFVVAGFPAPGTLASTLEALQKAGSSIVEIGIPFSDPIADGPVIAQAMHHSLLKGTTPESILKEVAHIRPRIAMGLVAMVSVSIVQRLGNEKFIRALAASGFDGIIIPDLDLDAARPIVVAAESSGMALAMLISPLTPQERIKKIVAMCRGFVYLLSRAGITGEQGGAPDIDELVRRVRAETTLPLAVGFGISTPEHVRAVVRFADAAIVGSALVRSMGQGEPDQALSRAEKLTRDLVEAL
- a CDS encoding M48 family metallopeptidase, whose translation is MIIALLLLGAVALAPAACTTVAGTNRKQFNVYSTSEEKSMGQQAYQEEMKGAKVLSSGPVNDRIQTIGARIAAAAKQRYPEMANSMAWQWTVVDDPKMVNAWMLPGGYGAVYTGIIDFAQSDDEIAVVMGHEASHAIARHGGERMSSGAAAQLGAAAAGAATNSSAVAQAAALGLQGGVLLPYSRMQESEADNLGLLIAAQAGYDPRTAITLWKRMQSRGGTTFEWLSTHPSEGTRIERLQEEMPEAYAIYKKTQGEKSSAAPTAPAGTPAPASNAAPKGK
- the cadA gene encoding cadmium-translocating P-type ATPase produces the protein MHCASCGLTVQRELESQRGVHRASVDHVGGLATVETDAACSDGDLVKAVVRSGYKAEPVESELDSAALQAEAEQSQIRSERQWRRRSQIGFAIWIPMETLHWISMSRGTHNSTVDAILLAGSTLSMVLVGSGFWRSAWTALRVGRTNMDVLIALGATTAYVASLVIFLAQRFDALQGETTWFSEAAALLAIISLGHWFEARATKSAGMAVRELLELQPEQAERLDAVGASASIRSQDIKESDLIMVRPGGRVPVDGVIAFGEADLDESVMTGEPLPVRRGVGEPVSAGTMCFSGMLHVRATTSGRTTSLGRIARLVQRAQTSRPPIQRMADRVASVFVPLVLAIAAAAAIGWGLAGSWPTGIAAATTVLIISCPCALGLAGPMAVMVGAGEASLRGILIKDAAALERAGRVDTVLFDKTGTLTRGEPVVTGIELLGTLSLQEVIALAASVEHGSEHPIARAILRRAAEASVAIPAATGFESTPGLGVRARVGGLTVEMRRDATASCVLLVDGVAAARFALADSLREGARQVVESLRAHGMSVGLVTGDRRPEALRIAKESGIDPDMVTADSTPEGKLEVIRRFGERAIMVGDGVNDSAALAAAGLGVAMGSGTSIAGESAPVVLVGGRLAALPAMIRISRATLRCMRQNLFLAFVYNVVAIPLAAFALLGVYGPAIAAAAMACSDVSVVGNALRLKWSLRRDRA